In Methanolobus chelungpuianus, the following proteins share a genomic window:
- a CDS encoding ATP-grasp domain-containing protein gives MKKIMILGAAKTQVPIIKLAKERRFEVIVVSCSGDYPGLKYADKICEIDITDKEKVLEAAAKEQVDGIVTDQLDFPVPTIAYVTEKLGLPGIGYDCALKFTNKYLMRNECTKLGIKNPEYYRVSTLDEAREKCLDIGLPVIIKPTDSAGSRGIYVIRNINELEDKFNHSIAFSKEDCLIVEKYIEGPEYVIAGFASNYKFTNLAIGKRQLFDIPDIFIPSKTLFTSVAENDIEEQLFRTNKALIEGFGLKFGVTHCEYIVEEATGDIYLVECAARGAAICISSHLIPLATGIDVNSLLLDVAVGNAEEIDVQNIESDVSGYLLFTLPKGFVKEIRGFEKIRSISGVQKVYIDPLFVGMETKVMTDKGQRLGPILIKGKTKEECENTISEIKALFEIDVETSEGVKGIIW, from the coding sequence ATGAAAAAAATTATGATCCTTGGAGCCGCTAAAACACAGGTTCCGATAATTAAACTGGCCAAGGAACGTAGATTTGAAGTTATTGTTGTCAGTTGCTCAGGTGATTATCCCGGTTTAAAATATGCAGATAAGATATGCGAAATTGACATAACCGACAAAGAAAAAGTATTGGAAGCTGCTGCAAAAGAGCAGGTCGACGGGATAGTTACGGATCAGCTTGATTTCCCGGTTCCAACCATTGCTTATGTCACTGAGAAACTGGGCCTGCCAGGTATCGGATATGACTGTGCTCTGAAATTCACTAATAAATATTTAATGCGTAACGAATGCACTAAATTGGGAATAAAGAACCCGGAATACTATAGGGTCTCAACTTTGGACGAGGCCAGGGAAAAGTGCCTGGATATTGGTCTTCCGGTGATCATAAAGCCCACGGATAGCGCGGGCAGCAGAGGCATATATGTCATACGGAACATTAATGAGCTGGAGGATAAATTCAACCACTCAATTGCTTTCTCTAAAGAGGACTGCTTGATTGTAGAAAAGTACATCGAGGGACCAGAGTATGTAATTGCAGGCTTTGCTTCAAATTACAAATTCACTAATTTAGCTATCGGGAAAAGGCAGTTGTTCGATATCCCCGATATATTCATTCCCAGCAAAACCCTTTTCACATCTGTTGCAGAGAATGATATCGAGGAGCAGCTATTTAGAACGAATAAAGCTCTAATCGAGGGTTTTGGTTTAAAGTTTGGTGTTACCCATTGCGAATACATAGTTGAAGAAGCAACGGGAGATATATACCTTGTGGAATGTGCTGCCCGAGGTGCCGCTATATGTATCTCATCTCATCTAATACCATTAGCTACGGGCATTGACGTAAACAGTCTCTTACTTGATGTTGCTGTGGGGAATGCAGAGGAGATAGATGTTCAAAACATAGAGAGTGATGTATCCGGATATTTACTGTTCACGCTGCCAAAGGGCTTTGTTAAGGAGATCAGAGGTTTTGAAAAGATAAGATCAATATCAGGTGTACAGAAAGTGTATATTGATCCTCTGTTTGTAGGAATGGAAACTAAAGTCATGACCGATAAAGGCCAGCGTCTGGGTCCTATCCTCATCAAAGGTAAAACTAAAGAAGAATGCGAAAATACAATAAGTGAAATAAAAGCTCTGTTTGAGATCGATGTGGAGACCTCTGAGGGAGTAAAAGGTATAATATGGTGA